One part of the Neodiprion virginianus isolate iyNeoVirg1 chromosome 3, iyNeoVirg1.1, whole genome shotgun sequence genome encodes these proteins:
- the LOC124300233 gene encoding WD repeat-containing protein 7 isoform X9 — protein MTAGNSLVVPIVLWGRVAPTHCISCIYLSRDQKTLVTGCYDGQICLWQVDPETLKMTPRCLLVGHTAPIMCLSRASVIMEQNYIVSSSESGEMCTWDLIDGKCREAVKLNNIHTQMLPYVSAGGEDIRLFCSGYYPEVLVMDPFSLEVLFTLSSRVNPDWISALHVLRPAKRKGRFLVHTNDVVLALTTTGTVKVWTLLGHENRHSEPLYEHESKQIRCLNALAMTCCPYNQRTVLIVCSKYWQIFDAGDFSVLCSVTAPRGERWMAGDFLAADRVVLWSDEGHGYLYKLPANKLKGKALSSSVADNKEFHTPAAECDQPYLYYTLTQPGDKPLSCPPAMRLVTVQKHNKTSKYLLRGDSEGVVVLWTLPEISSQQLTQINQNDYKPTSLPPTIKTSLTAAWEAMKPPPVGILDQLDSGDGHGIKLTSSIYLPQQSRLVLGREDGSIIIVPATQTVMLQLLHGNHQQYDDWPPHQVLLGHSGRVNCLLYPHGAAPRYDRTHLVSGAVDFAVCLWDLYAGTLIHRFCVHAGEITQLMVPPDNCSPRLQKCVCSVASDHSVTLLSLAERKCVVLASRHLFPVVTIKWRPLDDFMIVGCSDGAVYVWQMETGHLDRVLHGIIAEEVLYACDENTIAATGGTAAGGELGLANPAVHFFRGLRHRNLSAIRHATQRGLHQLQQLHGGAGSDHGNQIKAKGAPLMIQGLRTNPKDPESHILFFDIEALIVQLLSDEYGSMSPGSLEAQGLISAAEYHKVAALTQSASPDAHKKIADFFGRVKDKAGDVERILKEKDRHGEGWNNNDLPKNSLKRNGAFSEPNAAMEVAQLLLSLLHAWGMDPDLDRVCEGKLGLLRPMVPVSFGVLSKGGYMSLLLPTWQTQLEPAGEPATQLEQRLPVELVRQERLTRAFTARAHWELSTTLTSNHLLAVVSLANTLMSMNNATFVPEQERNRKLHRPGNRVAVSWNKAEEENEEMYTVQQAQIKQGWSLLATLHCVLLPDKVAAQGGAKSFKRPQVEMMARRWQHQCLEVREAAQALLLAELGRMGPKGRKALVDNWSQYLPQYSTQEPIAPQSQNHSPPPGSPVPTIEQQQEEEEEDEEGAEELSIARKPSSIAELKQKQTTAVVLLGVIGAEFGQDVTNARERRDSEQRRKSSVVEGFGIGNNNLARHTSMALTHLLHAPHSSKLPMHTALRRAAIDLIGRGFTVWEPYLDVSKVLLGLLEMCCDADKLVPSMTYGLPLTPQADSCRTARHALMLIATARPAAFITTMAREVARFNTLQQNAQTLNVNLAASVLARAKPEILRIVEQLIDKMQSEMSDLLVEVMDIILHCLDPGHLKMKPLNDVFPAVCRFNQVSHCPTTRRIAVGGRGGQLALYELRGNVKCQTVTAHQAPVTALAFSPEGKFLVSYSCSENKLCFWQQTSSGMFGLGNSQTRCIKSYSTAPINDVSRLNPMRLARLIWINNRTVTLMLADGSETRFNV, from the exons ATGACGGCAGGCAACAGTTTGGTCGTACCGATTGTACTGTGGGGAAGAGTAGCTCCGACTCATTGTATCTCCTGCATATACTTGTCGAGGGATCAGAAAACTCTCGTGACAGGATGCTACGACGGGCAGATATGCCTGTGGCAAGTCGACCCCGAAACTCTGAAG ATGACTCCACGTTGTCTGCTTGTTGGACATACGGCACCGATAATGTGTCTGAGCCGAGCAAGCGTGATAATGGAGCAAAACTATATAGTTAGCAGCAGCGAGAGCGGGGAAATGTGCACCTGGGATTTGATCGATGGAAAGTGTAGGGAAGCTGTCAAGCTCAATAACATTCACACTCAGATGCTTCCTTATGTTTCGGCTGGAGGCGAAGACATCAGGCTATTTTGCTCTGG TTATTATCCAGAAGTTTTGGTCATGGATCCCTTCAGCCTGGAAGTTTTGTTCACTCTAAGCTCCCGCGTTAATCCAGATTGGATTAGCGCTTTGCACGTCCTGCGACCGGCCAAACGGAAAGGTCGGTTCCTCGTGCATACAA ACGACGTAGTCTTGGCATTGACTACAACGGGGACAGTGAAAGTCTGGACTCTACTGGGCCATGAGAACCGCCACAGCGAGCCATTGTACGAGCACGAAAGCAAACAAATTCGCTGCCTCAACGCATTGGCGATGACGTGCTGCCCCTATAATCAGAGAACAGTACTGATAGTATGCTCCAAGTATTGGCAG ATATTTGACGCCGGAGATTTCTCAGTTCTCTGTTCTGTAACGGCGCCTCGCGGCGAACGCTGGATGGCGGGAGATTTTTTGGCCGCTGACAGGGTCGTTCTTTGGAGTGACGAAGGTCATGGTTATCTCTACAAATTACCCGCCAA CAAGCTGAAGGGCAAGGCTCTCAGCAG TAGCGTAGCTGACAACAAGGAGTTTCATACCCCTGCAGCTGAGTGTGATCAACCATATTTGTACTACACTCTGACGCAGCCAGGCGataag cCATTATCGTGTCCTCCGGCGATGCGACTGGTCACAGTTCAGAAGCACAATAAAACTTCGAAATATTTACTCCGAGGCGATAGCGAAGGTGTCGTTGTCTTATGGACACTGCCCGAGATCTCATCTCAACAACTTACGCAAATCAATCAAAACGATTATAAACCTACCAGTCTACCGCCGACTATAAAGACCAGTCTAACGGCTGCCTGGGAAGCAATGAAACCACCCCCAGTCGGAATTCTTGATCAGTTAGACTCCGGCGATGGTCACGGAATTAAATTGACTTCCAGCATTTACTTGCCGCAGCAAAGTCGGCTTGTTTTGGGCAGAGAAGACGGTAGCATAATCATTGTTCCTGCTACCCAAACCGTTATGCTGCAACTTTTGCACGGCAATCATCAGCAGTACGACG ATTGGCCACCTCATCAAGTTTTACTCGGACATTCTGGCAGAGTAAATTGCCTGCTGTATCCGCACGGGGCTGCACCGAGATACGATCGGACGCATTTGGTGTCCGGAGCAGTTGACTTTGCCGTATGCTTGTGGGATTTGTACGCGGGTACACTGATCCATCGCTTCTGTGTTCATGCTGGAGAAATTACTCAGCTAATGGTGCCTCCCGACAACTGCAGT CCTCGACTACAAAAATGTGTCTGCAGCGTTGCCTCGGACCACAGCGTTACGCTGCTCTCCCTGGCTGAGAGGAAATGCGTTGTTCTAGCTTCAAGGCACTTGTTCCCTGTCGTTACGATAAAGTGGCGTCCACTCGACGACTTCATGATCGTCGGATGTTCCGACGGTGCCGTTTATGTCTGGCAAATGGAAACTGGACATTTGGACAGAGTCTTACATG GTATAATTGCCGAGGAGGTCCTTTATGCTTGCGACGAAAATACCATAGCAGCTACCGGAGGCACTGCAGCTGGAGGTGAACTGGGACTGGCAAATCCAGCCGTGCATTTCTTCCG GGGTCTGCGGCACCGGAATCTTTCGGCAATTAGACACGCTACTCAACGCGGATTACATCAGTTGCAACAGCTTCACGGAGGCGCTGGAAGCGATCATGGTAATCAGATAAAGGCAAAGGGTGCCCCGCTAATGATACAGGGACTCAGGACGAACCCAAAGGATCCTGAAAGCCACATACTCTTCTTTGACATCGAGGCACTCATTG TGCAACTGTTGAGCGACGAGTACGGATCCATGTCACCCGGATCACTCGAGGCTCAGGGTCTGATATCTGCGGCTGAATACCACAAGGTTGCCGCTCTTACGCAGTCAGCTAGTCCAGATGCTCACAAAAAAATAGCTG ATTTTTTCGGCCGTGTCAAGGATAAGGCCGGAGACGTTGAAAGAATTCTCAAGGAAAAGGATCGACACG GTGAGGGTTGGAATAACAATGATTTACCGAAAAACAGTTTGAAGAGAAACGGAGCTTTCAGCGAGCCAAACGCTGCAATGGAAGTAGCTCAGTTACTGCTCAGCCTTCTTCACGCTTGGGGAATGGATCCTGATCTGGACAGAGTGTGCGAAGGAAAATTGGGCCTGCTCAGGCCCATGGTACCTGTTTCATTCGGCGTTTTATCCAAAGGAG GATACATGTCTCTGCTACTTCCAACCTGGCAAACTCAGTTGGAGCCAGCTGGTGAGCCTGCGACTCAATTAGAACAACGTTTGCCGGTTGAATTGGTGAGGCAAGAGCGCCTCACAAGAGCTTTCACCGCTCGAGCTCACTGGGAATTGTCTACAACTTTGACGAGTAATCATCTGCTCGCTGTCGTATCACTGGCAAACACCCTAATGTCCATGAACAATGCTACGTTTGTTCCCGAACAGGAAAGAAATCGTAAATTGCATAG ACCGGGAAACAGAGTTGCAGTGAGCTGGAACAAAGCAGAGGAGGAAAACGAAGAAATGTACACCGTTCAGCAGGCTCAAATCAAACAAGGCTGGTCGCTTCTTGCTACTCTACATTGCGTTCTTTTACCTGATAAAGTTGCAGCCCAGGGAGGAGCGAAGAGCTTCAAGCGACCCCAAGTCGAAATGATGGCTAGACGATGGCAACACCAATGTCTGGAG GTCAGAGAAGCAGCTCAGGCTCTTTTATTGGCAGAACTTGGCAGGATGGGGCCAAAAGGCAGGAAGGCACTCGTGGACAATTGGTCACAATATTTACCCCAGTACAGTACACAAGAACCCATTGCCCCACAGTCCCAAAACCACAGCCCTCCACCAGGCAGCCCAGTTCCTACGATAGAACAACAacaggaagaggaagaagaggatgaAGAAGGTGCGGAAG AATTAAGTATAGCGAGAAAACCGTCGAGCATAGCAGAGCTGAAGCAAAAACAGACAACGGCAGTTGTACTGCTCGGTGTGATTGGGGCGGAGTTCGGACAGGATGTGACTAACGCCAGAGAACGAAGAGACAGTGAGCAAAGACGAAAGAGTTCTGTGGTCGAGGGATTCGGAATTGGGAATAACAATCTTGCCCGGCATACAAGCATGGCTCTGACGCATTTACTCCACGCGCCTCATTCCTCGAAACTACCGATGCACACAGCCTTGCGCAGAGCTGCGATAGACCTCATCGGCCGCGGCTTCACGGTCTGGGAGCCATACCTCGATGTTTCGAAG GTCCTGCTTGGGCTCCTCGAAATGTGTTGCGATGCCGACAAGCTAGTGCCCAGCATGACTTACGGCTTACCGCTAACGCCTCAAGCTGACAGCTGCAGAACCGCGAGGCACGCTTTGATGCTGATAGCAACGGCCAGACCAGCCGCATTTATCACAACTATGGCGAGAGAAGTTGCGCGATTTAATACTCTCCAGCAAAACGCACAGACGTTGAATGTCAATCTCGCTGCAAGCGTACTCGCCAGAGCCAAGCCTGAAATACTGAGAATAGTTGAACAATTGATTGACAAAATGCAGAGTGAAATGAGCGATTTACTCGTTGAG GTCATGGACATCATACTCCATTGTCTCGATCCTGGTCATCTTAAAATGAAACCACTGAACGACGTATTTCCTGCTGTCTGTAGGTTTAATCAA gTAAGCCATTGTCCGACGACTCGGCGGATAGCAGTCGGAGGTCGAGGAGGGCAATTGGCGCTCTATGAACTACGAGGAAATGTAAAATGCCAAACGGTTACTGCTCATCAAGCCCCTGTAACTGCGCTGGCATTTTCGCCCGAggggaaatttttagttaGTTATTCATGTTCGGAAAACAAGCTGTGCTTTTGGCAG CAGACAAGCAGCGGGATGTTCGGACTAGGAAATTCTCAAACCCGTTGTATCAAGTCGTACAGCACAGCACCTATCAATGATGTTTCACGTTTGAATCCAATGCGGCTGGCCCGTTTAATATGGATAAATAATCGTACCGTCACGTTGATGTTAGCCGATGGCTCGGAAACACGATTCAATGTTTAA
- the LOC124300233 gene encoding WD repeat-containing protein 7 isoform X8: MTAGNSLVVPIVLWGRVAPTHCISCIYLSRDQKTLVTGCYDGQICLWQVDPETLKMTPRCLLVGHTAPIMCLSRASVIMEQNYIVSSSESGEMCTWDLIDGKCREAVKLNNIHTQMLPYVSAGGEDIRLFCSGYYPEVLVMDPFSLEVLFTLSSRVNPDWISALHVLRPAKRKGRFLVHTNDVVLALTTTGTVKVWTLLGHENRHSEPLYEHESKQIRCLNALAMTCCPYNQRTVLIVCSKYWQIFDAGDFSVLCSVTAPRGERWMAGDFLAADRVVLWSDEGHGYLYKLPANKLKGKALSSSVADNKEFHTPAAECDQPYLYYTLTQPGDKPLSCPPAMRLVTVQKHNKTSKYLLRGDSEGVVVLWTLPEISSQQLTQINQNDYKPTSLPPTIKTSLTAAWEAMKPPPVGILDQLDSGDGHGIKLTSSIYLPQQSRLVLGREDGSIIIVPATQTVMLQLLHGNHQQYDDWPPHQVLLGHSGRVNCLLYPHGAAPRYDRTHLVSGAVDFAVCLWDLYAGTLIHRFCVHAGEITQLMVPPDNCSPRLQKCVCSVASDHSVTLLSLAERKCVVLASRHLFPVVTIKWRPLDDFMIVGCSDGAVYVWQMETGHLDRVLHGIIAEEVLYACDENTIAATGGTAAGGELGLANPAVHFFRGLRHRNLSAIRHATQRGLHQLQQLHGGAGSDHGNQIKAKGAPLMIQGLRTNPKDPESHILFFDIEALIVQLLSDEYGSMSPGSLEAQGLISAAEYHKVAALTQSASPDAHKKIAGILAKMKEGAENVQTKLQAKVESVGLKPSTLDGKGEGWNNNDLPKNSLKRNGAFSEPNAAMEVAQLLLSLLHAWGMDPDLDRVCEGKLGLLRPMVPVSFGVLSKGGYMSLLLPTWQTQLEPAGEPATQLEQRLPVELVRQERLTRAFTARAHWELSTTLTSNHLLAVVSLANTLMSMNNATFVPEQERNRKLHRPGNRVAVSWNKAEEENEEMYTVQQAQIKQGWSLLATLHCVLLPDKVAAQGGAKSFKRPQVEMMARRWQHQCLEVREAAQALLLAELGRMGPKGRKALVDNWSQYLPQYSTQEPIAPQSQNHSPPPGSPVPTIEQQQEEEEEDEEGAEELSIARKPSSIAELKQKQTTAVVLLGVIGAEFGQDVTNARERRDSEQRRKSSVVEGFGIGNNNLARHTSMALTHLLHAPHSSKLPMHTALRRAAIDLIGRGFTVWEPYLDVSKVLLGLLEMCCDADKLVPSMTYGLPLTPQADSCRTARHALMLIATARPAAFITTMAREVARFNTLQQNAQTLNVNLAASVLARAKPEILRIVEQLIDKMQSEMSDLLVEVMDIILHCLDPGHLKMKPLNDVFPAVCRFNQVSHCPTTRRIAVGGRGGQLALYELRGNVKCQTVTAHQAPVTALAFSPEGKFLVSYSCSENKLCFWQQTSSGMFGLGNSQTRCIKSYSTAPINDVSRLNPMRLARLIWINNRTVTLMLADGSETRFNV; this comes from the exons ATGACGGCAGGCAACAGTTTGGTCGTACCGATTGTACTGTGGGGAAGAGTAGCTCCGACTCATTGTATCTCCTGCATATACTTGTCGAGGGATCAGAAAACTCTCGTGACAGGATGCTACGACGGGCAGATATGCCTGTGGCAAGTCGACCCCGAAACTCTGAAG ATGACTCCACGTTGTCTGCTTGTTGGACATACGGCACCGATAATGTGTCTGAGCCGAGCAAGCGTGATAATGGAGCAAAACTATATAGTTAGCAGCAGCGAGAGCGGGGAAATGTGCACCTGGGATTTGATCGATGGAAAGTGTAGGGAAGCTGTCAAGCTCAATAACATTCACACTCAGATGCTTCCTTATGTTTCGGCTGGAGGCGAAGACATCAGGCTATTTTGCTCTGG TTATTATCCAGAAGTTTTGGTCATGGATCCCTTCAGCCTGGAAGTTTTGTTCACTCTAAGCTCCCGCGTTAATCCAGATTGGATTAGCGCTTTGCACGTCCTGCGACCGGCCAAACGGAAAGGTCGGTTCCTCGTGCATACAA ACGACGTAGTCTTGGCATTGACTACAACGGGGACAGTGAAAGTCTGGACTCTACTGGGCCATGAGAACCGCCACAGCGAGCCATTGTACGAGCACGAAAGCAAACAAATTCGCTGCCTCAACGCATTGGCGATGACGTGCTGCCCCTATAATCAGAGAACAGTACTGATAGTATGCTCCAAGTATTGGCAG ATATTTGACGCCGGAGATTTCTCAGTTCTCTGTTCTGTAACGGCGCCTCGCGGCGAACGCTGGATGGCGGGAGATTTTTTGGCCGCTGACAGGGTCGTTCTTTGGAGTGACGAAGGTCATGGTTATCTCTACAAATTACCCGCCAA CAAGCTGAAGGGCAAGGCTCTCAGCAG TAGCGTAGCTGACAACAAGGAGTTTCATACCCCTGCAGCTGAGTGTGATCAACCATATTTGTACTACACTCTGACGCAGCCAGGCGataag cCATTATCGTGTCCTCCGGCGATGCGACTGGTCACAGTTCAGAAGCACAATAAAACTTCGAAATATTTACTCCGAGGCGATAGCGAAGGTGTCGTTGTCTTATGGACACTGCCCGAGATCTCATCTCAACAACTTACGCAAATCAATCAAAACGATTATAAACCTACCAGTCTACCGCCGACTATAAAGACCAGTCTAACGGCTGCCTGGGAAGCAATGAAACCACCCCCAGTCGGAATTCTTGATCAGTTAGACTCCGGCGATGGTCACGGAATTAAATTGACTTCCAGCATTTACTTGCCGCAGCAAAGTCGGCTTGTTTTGGGCAGAGAAGACGGTAGCATAATCATTGTTCCTGCTACCCAAACCGTTATGCTGCAACTTTTGCACGGCAATCATCAGCAGTACGACG ATTGGCCACCTCATCAAGTTTTACTCGGACATTCTGGCAGAGTAAATTGCCTGCTGTATCCGCACGGGGCTGCACCGAGATACGATCGGACGCATTTGGTGTCCGGAGCAGTTGACTTTGCCGTATGCTTGTGGGATTTGTACGCGGGTACACTGATCCATCGCTTCTGTGTTCATGCTGGAGAAATTACTCAGCTAATGGTGCCTCCCGACAACTGCAGT CCTCGACTACAAAAATGTGTCTGCAGCGTTGCCTCGGACCACAGCGTTACGCTGCTCTCCCTGGCTGAGAGGAAATGCGTTGTTCTAGCTTCAAGGCACTTGTTCCCTGTCGTTACGATAAAGTGGCGTCCACTCGACGACTTCATGATCGTCGGATGTTCCGACGGTGCCGTTTATGTCTGGCAAATGGAAACTGGACATTTGGACAGAGTCTTACATG GTATAATTGCCGAGGAGGTCCTTTATGCTTGCGACGAAAATACCATAGCAGCTACCGGAGGCACTGCAGCTGGAGGTGAACTGGGACTGGCAAATCCAGCCGTGCATTTCTTCCG GGGTCTGCGGCACCGGAATCTTTCGGCAATTAGACACGCTACTCAACGCGGATTACATCAGTTGCAACAGCTTCACGGAGGCGCTGGAAGCGATCATGGTAATCAGATAAAGGCAAAGGGTGCCCCGCTAATGATACAGGGACTCAGGACGAACCCAAAGGATCCTGAAAGCCACATACTCTTCTTTGACATCGAGGCACTCATTG TGCAACTGTTGAGCGACGAGTACGGATCCATGTCACCCGGATCACTCGAGGCTCAGGGTCTGATATCTGCGGCTGAATACCACAAGGTTGCCGCTCTTACGCAGTCAGCTAGTCCAGATGCTCACAAAAAAATAGCTG GTATATTGGCTAAAATGAAGGAGGGCGCCGAAAACGTCCAGACTAAGTTGCAGGCCAAGGTTGAAAGCGTTGGTTTAAAGCCGTCCACTCTTGACGGCAAAG GTGAGGGTTGGAATAACAATGATTTACCGAAAAACAGTTTGAAGAGAAACGGAGCTTTCAGCGAGCCAAACGCTGCAATGGAAGTAGCTCAGTTACTGCTCAGCCTTCTTCACGCTTGGGGAATGGATCCTGATCTGGACAGAGTGTGCGAAGGAAAATTGGGCCTGCTCAGGCCCATGGTACCTGTTTCATTCGGCGTTTTATCCAAAGGAG GATACATGTCTCTGCTACTTCCAACCTGGCAAACTCAGTTGGAGCCAGCTGGTGAGCCTGCGACTCAATTAGAACAACGTTTGCCGGTTGAATTGGTGAGGCAAGAGCGCCTCACAAGAGCTTTCACCGCTCGAGCTCACTGGGAATTGTCTACAACTTTGACGAGTAATCATCTGCTCGCTGTCGTATCACTGGCAAACACCCTAATGTCCATGAACAATGCTACGTTTGTTCCCGAACAGGAAAGAAATCGTAAATTGCATAG ACCGGGAAACAGAGTTGCAGTGAGCTGGAACAAAGCAGAGGAGGAAAACGAAGAAATGTACACCGTTCAGCAGGCTCAAATCAAACAAGGCTGGTCGCTTCTTGCTACTCTACATTGCGTTCTTTTACCTGATAAAGTTGCAGCCCAGGGAGGAGCGAAGAGCTTCAAGCGACCCCAAGTCGAAATGATGGCTAGACGATGGCAACACCAATGTCTGGAG GTCAGAGAAGCAGCTCAGGCTCTTTTATTGGCAGAACTTGGCAGGATGGGGCCAAAAGGCAGGAAGGCACTCGTGGACAATTGGTCACAATATTTACCCCAGTACAGTACACAAGAACCCATTGCCCCACAGTCCCAAAACCACAGCCCTCCACCAGGCAGCCCAGTTCCTACGATAGAACAACAacaggaagaggaagaagaggatgaAGAAGGTGCGGAAG AATTAAGTATAGCGAGAAAACCGTCGAGCATAGCAGAGCTGAAGCAAAAACAGACAACGGCAGTTGTACTGCTCGGTGTGATTGGGGCGGAGTTCGGACAGGATGTGACTAACGCCAGAGAACGAAGAGACAGTGAGCAAAGACGAAAGAGTTCTGTGGTCGAGGGATTCGGAATTGGGAATAACAATCTTGCCCGGCATACAAGCATGGCTCTGACGCATTTACTCCACGCGCCTCATTCCTCGAAACTACCGATGCACACAGCCTTGCGCAGAGCTGCGATAGACCTCATCGGCCGCGGCTTCACGGTCTGGGAGCCATACCTCGATGTTTCGAAG GTCCTGCTTGGGCTCCTCGAAATGTGTTGCGATGCCGACAAGCTAGTGCCCAGCATGACTTACGGCTTACCGCTAACGCCTCAAGCTGACAGCTGCAGAACCGCGAGGCACGCTTTGATGCTGATAGCAACGGCCAGACCAGCCGCATTTATCACAACTATGGCGAGAGAAGTTGCGCGATTTAATACTCTCCAGCAAAACGCACAGACGTTGAATGTCAATCTCGCTGCAAGCGTACTCGCCAGAGCCAAGCCTGAAATACTGAGAATAGTTGAACAATTGATTGACAAAATGCAGAGTGAAATGAGCGATTTACTCGTTGAG GTCATGGACATCATACTCCATTGTCTCGATCCTGGTCATCTTAAAATGAAACCACTGAACGACGTATTTCCTGCTGTCTGTAGGTTTAATCAA gTAAGCCATTGTCCGACGACTCGGCGGATAGCAGTCGGAGGTCGAGGAGGGCAATTGGCGCTCTATGAACTACGAGGAAATGTAAAATGCCAAACGGTTACTGCTCATCAAGCCCCTGTAACTGCGCTGGCATTTTCGCCCGAggggaaatttttagttaGTTATTCATGTTCGGAAAACAAGCTGTGCTTTTGGCAG CAGACAAGCAGCGGGATGTTCGGACTAGGAAATTCTCAAACCCGTTGTATCAAGTCGTACAGCACAGCACCTATCAATGATGTTTCACGTTTGAATCCAATGCGGCTGGCCCGTTTAATATGGATAAATAATCGTACCGTCACGTTGATGTTAGCCGATGGCTCGGAAACACGATTCAATGTTTAA